From Triticum urartu cultivar G1812 chromosome 2, Tu2.1, whole genome shotgun sequence, a single genomic window includes:
- the LOC125539670 gene encoding glycine, alanine and asparagine-rich protein-like, translated as MDSSSSSSSAHGSGAGAGLLGRGGGKGGSSGAGSGSGSGSGIGGDSTSTIGGGGASADAWTRLVSSGVEDDLVCAAGAGAGFGAGGLPYGYFLDACFLCRKPIASNRDIFMYRGDIAFCSEECRTEQMEADEEMERKEKSASAKKLSQRPPSLGEVESPPRPPKTRAGSILAG; from the exons AtggactcctcctcctcctcctcctccgcgcacggcagcggcgccggcgccggcctgctgggccgcgGCGGGGGCAAGGGCGGCAGCAGCGGCgccggcagcggcagcggcagcgggAGCGGGATCGGCGGGGACAGCACGTCGACCATCGGCGGGGGCGGCGCGTCGGCGGACGCGTGGACCCGGCTCGTCAGCTCCGGCGTGGAGGACGACCTGGTGTGCGCCGCGGGCGCCGGGGCGGGGTTCGGGGCCGGAGGGCTGCCGTACGGCTACTTCCTCGACGCCTGCTTCCTCTGCCGGAAGCCGATCGCCAGCAACCGCGACATCTTCATGTACAG AGGGGACATCGCGTTCTGCAGCGAGGAGTGCAGGACGGAGCAGATGGAggcggacgaggagatggagagGAAGGAGAAGAGCGCGTCCGCCAAGAAGCTGTCGCAGAGGCCGCCGTCCCTGGGCGAGGTGGAGTCCCCGCCGCGGCCGCCCAAGACGAGGGCCGGCTCAATCCTCGCCGGCTGA